The following proteins come from a genomic window of Sesamum indicum cultivar Zhongzhi No. 13 linkage group LG10, S_indicum_v1.0, whole genome shotgun sequence:
- the LOC105171594 gene encoding beta-D-glucosyl crocetin beta-1,6-glucosyltransferase, whose protein sequence is MPKLFETFQMSTSSFSDIISSIRPDMLIYDVFQPWAAKIALSLGIPAVHFATSGAAPYSFYLHYFISANSVFPFEAIYLRDYERKALEAMAPSDRRNKQKDQDSGFDHFRLSCDIVLMRTCRAIERKYIDHLSFLCKRKLVPVGPLVTHANSEEAKHAEIMQWLSKKNQFSTVFISFGSENYLFKDQMVEIAKGLEACNVNFIWVVRSPLGERVSIEEVLPTGFLDRAKDTGMILQGWAPQANILAHPSTGAFLSHCGMSSIIESIYFGVPVIAMPLKLDQPLNARLVVEAGVSVEVERDENGGFRGAGVADAINKVIMEETGEVMRLKAAELSKKMKNEEEDAVNDTADQLRKLCMEHKLQK, encoded by the coding sequence ATGCCTAAACTCTTTGAGACCTTTCAGATGTCAACCTCCAGTTTCTCCGATATCATTAGCTCTATAAGGCCTGATATGCTGATATACGATGTTTTTCAACCGTGGGCGGCCAAGATTGCCTTATCACTAGGCATTCCGGCCGTCCATTTCGCCACTTCAGGAGCTGCACCGTATTCGTTTTACCTTCATTACTTCATATCTGCCAATTCAGTTTTTCCATTTGAGGCAATATATCTTCGAGACTATGAAAGAAAGGCTTTGGAAGCAATGGCTCCTTCTGATCGAAGAAACAAACAGAAAGATCAAGATTCTGGATTTGACCACTTCAGGCTATCTTGTGATATTGTTCTGATGAGAACCTGCAGGgcaattgaaagaaaatacatAGACCACTTATCTTTCTTGTGCAAAAGAAAACTGGTTCCTGTTGGTCCACTTGTTACACATGCTAACAGTGAAGAAGCAAAGCATGCAGAGATCATGCAATGGTTAAGTAAGAAAAATCAGTTTTCAACTGTTTTCATTTCCTTTGGAAGTGAAAACTACTTGTTTAAGGATCAGATGGTAGAGATAGCAAAAGGGTTGGAAGCCTGTAATGTTAACTTTATATGGGTTGTCAGATCTCCTCTTGGAGAAAGAGTTAGCATAGAAGAGGTACTGCCAACAGGATTTCTTGATAGGGCAAAAGACACAGGGATGATTTTGCAGGGATGGGCTCCGCAGGCTAACATTTTAGCACATCCAAGTACAGGGGCTTTTCTGAGTCATTGTGGCATGAGTTCCATCATTGAAAGCATTTATTTTGGTGTTCCAGTTATAGCCATGCCTTTGAAACTTGACCAGCCCTTGAATGCTAGGCTAGTGGTCGAGGCTGGTGTCAGTGTTGAAGTCGAGAGAGATGAAAATGGAGGTTTTCGCGGAGCTGGTGTTGCAGACGCAATAAATAAGGTCATCATGGAGGAGACGGGGGAAGTTATGAGGCTTAAAGCTGCAGAACTaagtaagaaaatgaaaaatgaagaagaagatgcaGTAAATGATACAGCAGATCAGCTACGTAAGCTTTGTATGGAGCATAAGTTGCAGAAGTGA